The DNA window GAGCGCCGTCGTTTCGATCACGCACCCCTCGATCGCGCCGTCCGGCGTCCACGACTCGAGCGGCGCGACGAGACACTCGATGCGGCTGCCGAGCTGCTCGGCCATGGCGCGGTTCTCGAGCCCCTCGATGCCGGCGAGGTCGGGGTCCGCGACCAGGACGGTCGCGCCGCGCGCGGCGAGGAACAAGGCGCAGGCGCCGTCGGCCGCGCCGACCACCACGACCCGGTCCCGGTCCCCGATGCGCTCGGCCAGCGCGACGACCGGGTCGTGCGGGGCGAGCCCCCAGTGCGAGGGCTCCACCTGTGCGGCCCGCAGGGCCAGGTGGCGCTCGCGCCAGCGGCGGTAGGACGGCAGCCTGAGGCGCCGGCGGATGATGGTATCCACCTGCTCCTGGAGCAGAACCTCGGTGAGCTGGTACTGCTCGGTGCGGGTCAGCTCCTGCACCGCCTCGTCGCCGATGCCGAGGATGGACGCCCGCGGCAGGCCGTCCTTGTACTCCTCGATGCGCTGCTCAATGAACTCCTCGTACTCCGAGCGGAGGCTGCGCGGTGCGCGGGCGGCTCGTTCCACGGCGCTCAGGCCGGCTCGATGTGCACGACGACGCGGTCGAGCTTGAGGTCGTCCTTGAGCTGGTGCTCGACCGCGTCGGCGATGTCGTGCGCGTCGTCCACGGACAGGCGGCCCGAGACCCGGATGGTGAGCTCGGCCAGGGCGACCCCGGCGGCCAGGCGCGAGCGGATGTCGTACGCGGAGCGGACTCCCTCCACGCCCTCGGCGGAGCGGCGCACCGCCTCGGGCGCCTGGGCGGCCTGGTCCACGAGCACCGGGACGCCGCGGCGCAGGATCTGGTAGGCGACGCGCCCGATCATGAGCACGACCACGAGCGTCACGATCGGGTCCACGTGGCGGATGCCGGCGCGCGACAGCACGCTGCCGGCGATCACGCCGGTCGTGATCATCACGTCCACCCGGGTGTGGGCGGCGTCGGCCAGCAGCAGGTCGCTCGAGAACTCGTGCCCCTTGCGGGCCTCGAGCCAGGCGACCCAGAGGTTCACCACCAGCGTGCCGGCCAGCAATCCGAGGTCAATCCCGGTCAGAACCGGTGGCGGCGCCTGGGACACGAGCCGGGCGAGCGCGCTCTTGAGCAGCTCGAACGACGCGATCGCGAGAAAGATGACGATGCTCAGGGCGCCGAGCACCTCGAACTTGCCGTGCCCGTACGGGTGGTTGGCGTCCGCCTCGGCACCGGCATACCGCATCAGCACCACGAACACCATGTTGTTGAGGGCGTCCACCGAGGAGTGGATGGCGTCGCTGATGACGGAGAGGGAGCCGGCCCGGATGCCGATGGTGGCCTTGACCCCCACGACCACCAGATTGGCGGCGAGAAGGCCGAAGAACACGCGCTGGATGGAAGCCGTGCGGTCGCGCCCGGGGGCGCCGGCCACTGCCATGCGGGCAAGCTGAGGATCGCCTTCCCCGCTGTCAACTCCCTTGTTGGCGTTTCCGGTGCTCCGTAGGTTGCGTTTCACGGAGGCAGCGGCCGAGATGCACCTGGATCTCCACGTTCATTCGACCTGTTCCGACGGGACGCTCGCGCCGGCCGCGGTGGTCGGCGCGGCGCAGCGGGCGGGACTCGGGATGATCGCGCTGGCCGACCACGACACCGACGCCGGGGTCGGGCCGGCGCGGGCCGCGGCGGCGGGCTCCGGCGTGGCGGTCCTGGCGGCGATCGAGATCACCTGCCTGAGGGACGGGCGGGAGCTGCACCTGTTGGGGTACGGCTTCCGCCCCGGGGACCCGGGCATCGCCGCGCTCTCCGCGCGGGCGGCCGGGGCTCGGCGCGAGCGCATCGCCGCGCTGGTCGAGCGTCTCGCGGCGCTCGGGGTGCGGATGGCCGTCGCCGACGTCACGACCGGGCCCGAGTGCGTCTCCGTCGGCCGCCTCCACCTGGCGCGCGCGCTGGTGCGCCGCGGCCACGCCGGGTCCATCTCCGACGCGTTCGCGCGGTTCATCGGGGACGGCGCTCCCGGCTGGGTGCCGAGCCGTGGCCCGGACGTCGCCGCCGCCATCGGCACGGTCGTCGCCGCCGGCGGGTGCCCGGTGTGGGCGCATCCCGCGCTCGAGGATGCGCGACACTTCCCCGCGCTCGCCGAGCGCGGGCTCGCCGGCGTCGAGGCGCTGCGGCCGGCGCTGGACCCGCACGGCTCGGTGCAGCTCGAGCAGGCGGCGCGCGCCGCCGGCCTCGTGGTGACGGGCGGCTCCGACTGGCACGGCACGACGCGGCCGGCGCTGGGCAGCTGGTTCGTGACTGAGAAGCACGTGGGCGCGTTTCTCGAGCGTCTCGGGATCAGCCCGCCGTGACCTGAGCGGACCGCATACCAAAAGGATGGCATCGTGCGCATCGCCGAATGGTTGGTCGCGACCGTCGCCGTGACGGCCCTCCCTCTCGACCTGCTCGCGCAGACGGGCGCCTACCGGACCACGGCGAACGGGCAGGAGATCGCCGCCGAGGCGTACCGCTGGAGCGGCAGGATCCTGGACGCGACGGTGGACGTGCCCGTGGCGGGGCACCGGATCGTGACGCGGACCGTGTACGACGCCGCGTTCGAGCCGCTGTCCTACGACCTCCGGGTCTACGCTCTCGCCACCGGCGCCGAGCAGCAGGTCGTGCACGTGACCTTCGGCGATTCGGTCCGCTGGTCGGCCGAGGGGCACGCGGCCGGGGGCTCGCGGGCGCTCGACCGCCCGCGCGCGGTGATGCAGAACCTGCTGTGGAGCCACATGGCGGCGATGGCCCGCCGGCTGCCGGCGGGAGACGCGACGCTGACGCTGCACACCTTCCTAGTGGACAACGCGATGGCCATCGAGGTCACCCTGGCGCGGCGTTCGGGCCGCGTGACGGCCACGTCGCTGGCCGGCGGCCGGGAGACGGAGGTGGAGCTCGCGCTGACCGCGGACGGCGACATCGACACCGCGGCGGTCCCGAGCCAGGCCCTGGTGATCCGCCGGGTGAGCGCGGACAGTGTCTCGGCCTCGCACCCGCTGGTGGTGCACGCGCCCACCCCGCCGCCCGCCGGGGTGGCGGAGGAGCCGTACGCCTGGAGCGACGGACCGCAGCCGCTCGCCGGCACGCTGGCGCGGCCGGCGCAGGCGCCGGGCCGGATCCCCGTCGCGCTGATCATCGCCGGCTCCGGACCGACCGACCGCGACGGGAATTCGCAGCTCGGCTTCCACATGGACGTGTACAAGAAGCTCGCGTGGGCGCTGGCCCAGCAGGGCATCGCGAGCGTGCGCTACGACAAGCGCGGCATCGGGGCTTCGCCGTTCACCGGTGATCGCTCGATGGTGGCCTTCGACGACTTCACCGACGACGCGGTGGCGGGCGCCCGGGCGCTGGCGGCAGACCCCCGCTTCTCCAGGGTGGTGCTGATCGGGCACAGCGAGGGTGCGCTGCTGGCCGAGCGCGCGGCCAACGCCGGCGCGCCGGTGGCGGGCGTGGTGATGCTCGCGGGGATGGGCCGGCGCTTCACCGTGGTGCTGCACGAGCAGATGGCGCAGCAGCTCGACGGCGCCCGGCTCGCGGCTTACGACAGCCTGATGGCGCTGTTCCTGGGCTCCGGCCCGATGCCGGAGGTGCCGGCCGACCTCCGCAGCCTGCTGCATCCGTCGGTCCGCCGGTTCATCCAGACCGAAAGCGCGGTGGATCCGGCCGCTGAAGCCCGGCGGCTCCCGGTGCCGCTGCTGGTGGTGCAGGGCGCCACGGACATCCAGGTCAGCGTGCGGGACGCGGAGGCGCTGCGGGCGGCGCAGCCGGCAGCCGAGGTGCACATCCTGCCCGAGGCCAACCACCTGTTCGTGCACATCGCCACGCGCGACCGCGCGGCGCAGCTCGTCACCTACAACGACCCGTCGCTGCCGCTGGTGCCGGAGCTGGTGCCGCTGGTGGCGGCGTTCGTGGAGCGGGTGGCGCGCTAGCGGGCGCGGCGCCGCGGCGGCGGCGCGGTTCCCGGACCGGGACCTAGTCCGCGGCGCGCAGCAGGGCGGCCTTGAGGTAACCCGTCTCGGGGATCGTCACGATCTCGGGGTGGTCGGCCGCGGCGCCGCGGATCTCGAGCAGCTGCAGGCGGCGGCCGCTGTCGGCAGCGGCGTCGGCGAGCATCGCGAAGAAATCGCCGCGGTGCACGTGGTGCGAGCACGAGGCGGTGAACAGCAGCCCGCCGGGTGCGAGCAGTTGCATCGCCCGGAGGTTCACTTCCTTGTAGCCGGAGAGGGCGCGGGGCAGCGAGCGACGGTCGCGGGCGAAGGCCGGTGGGTCGAGCACCACGACGTCGAAGCGCTCGCCGGCTGCCGCGGTCTCCTTCAGCCAGTCGAACGCGTTCGCCTCGACGGTGCGCACCGACGCGAGCCCGTTCAGCGCGGCGTTGCGGGCGATCCGGCCCACCGCATCGGCCGAGATCTCGACGGCGACGACTTCCCGCGCGCCGCCCGCCGCCAGGTGGAGCGCGAACCCGCCGTGGTACGCGAAGGCGTCGAGGCATCGTCCGCGGGCCAGCGAGCCCACGAGCCGCCGGTTGTCGCGCTGGTCGAGGAACGCCCCCGTCTTCTGGCCGGTCCACGGCGCGGCGAGAAAGCGGACGCCGGGCGCCTCGGTGATCTCGATCTCCTGGGGCACCTCCCCGAAGGCGAGCGTGGTCTCCCTGGGCAGCCGCTCGCGCTCCCGCACGGCGGCGTCGTTCCGCAGCAGCAGGCCGCTCGGCGCGAGCACCTCGCGGATGGCGGCGATCACGTCGTCCCGCACGGCGTCGAGGCCCGCCGAGAGGAGCTGCGCCACCGCGCAGTCGCCGTAGCGGTCCACGATCAACGACGGGAGCCCGTCGCCCTCGGCGTGCACCACCCGGAACGCACCGTCGCCGGTGTCCCCGCGGCGCTCCGCCGCCGCGGCGATCATCGCCGCCCACCAGGAGCCGGCCACGGTGGTGCCTTCGGGGGCGAGCCAGCGGGCGCGAATCTCCGAGGCCGGCGAGAACAGCGCGGTGCCGAGGCCCTTGCCGCGCTCGTCCACGAGTCTGGCGAGCCCGGGCTCCGCGGAGTCGGCCTCGCGAACGTCGGAGCGGAAGATCCAGGGGTGGCCGGCCCGCAGGCGCCCCACGCCGCGGGGAGCGACGACCAGCGTCGTGTGGGAAGTCATCGGCCGAGGGCGGCCCGCAGGTCGCGCGCAGCGCGCGCCGGGTCCGGGGCGTCGAGGACGGCCCTGATCACTGCGACGCCGCCGGCTCCGGCGGCCACCAGCGCCGGCACCAGCGCCGCGGTGACGCCGCCGATCGCGACCGCCGGGACGCCGGGCGCGGCGGCGTGGATCCGGCGGAACCCATCCACCCCGATGGACGCACCGGCGTCCGCCTTGCTGGCGGTCGGGGCGACCGCGCCGATGCCCAGGTAGTGGGCGCCGGCGGCCGCCGCGCGCACCGCCTCCTCCGGGGTGCCGGCCGAGCCGCCGAGCCAGAAGCCGGCGGGCGCCAGGGCGAGCGCCGCGTCGATCGGGAGGTCGTCCTGTCCCAGGTGGCAGCCGGCCGCGCCGGTGGCGAGGGCGACGTCGAGCCGGTCGTTCACCACGACCGGCAGGGGGGCGGCTCGCATCACCCGGTGGACCAGGTCTGCGAGGTCGCGGGCCGGGGCGTCCTTCGCTCGCACCTGGAGCATCGTCGCGCCGCCCTCGGCGGCACGTGCGCCGATCGCCGCGAGGTCGCGGCCCTTGCCGACCCCGACGTCGAGGATCACGACCAGGCGCAGCGCGTCCGCCAGCGGCGGCGCGCTCACGGGAGGGGCGGGTGCGTCGCGGCGCTGTCCAATCTGGCCGGCCCGCCGGCGACGGGCGGCGGCAGCCGGCGCAGCTGCTGGGCGGCGCGGATCGCCGCGATGCTGTCGTGCCGCGCGACCCTCAGGCTCTCCGCTCTCGCGGCGATGGCGGCGGCGCGCAGCTGGCGGGCGACGCGCACCGAATCGGCGTGTTGTGCGGCGGTCGCGCTGAACATGTGGGTCCCGTCGGGACGCGCCACGAAGAACAGGAAGTCGTGCTTGGCGGGCCACAGCACCGCGAGGATGCTGGCGCGACCGGGCGAGTCGATCGGCCCGGGCGGCAGTCCCGTGTGGAGGTAGGTGTTGTACGGGGACCGCACCTGGAGATCCCGGAGCAACACCCGGTTGACGTGGCGGCCGAGCGCGTAGATGACCGTGGGGTCGGCCTCCAGCTTCATCGGGTGCCTGCGCGTGAGCCGGTTGTAGTAGACGCCGGCGATCAGCTGGCGCTCGAAGTGGCGCCGCGCCTCCGCCTCGACGATGCTTGCGAGCGTGACGACCTGGTGCCGGGTGAGTCCCAGCTGCCGGGCACGAGCGTCCCAGGCGGTGTCCCACTGCGACGCGAACTGCTGCACCATCTGGGCGACCAGCTGCTCGGCCGAGGCGCCGAACACCACCCGGTACGTCTCCGGGAAGAGGTAGCCCTCCAGGGTGGGATCGTTCGGCGGGATGCCGAGCGAGGCCCGCAGCGCGGGATCCCGCGTGGCCGCCAGGAAGGCGGCGGTGTCCATCCCGAGCCGCTGCGCCGCCGCCTCGGCCATCTCGCGGATGGTGTAGCCCTCGGGCACGGTGAACAGGTCGTCGTCGGTGCGGCCCGTGATCATGGCGCCGAGAATGGTGCGCGTCCGCTCGCCGACGGGGAAGTCGTAGCGTCCGGGCCGCAGGTGGCGGTCGAGGCCGCGGTACTGGCCCACGAACAGCGCGAGCAGGCGGGCCTGGAGCAGGAAGCGGCCCGGCGAGGCGATGATGCGGTGGGCGGCGAGCGATTCGGCCACCGTTCTCAGGGAGGCCCGCTTGGGCACGATGATGCGGTCGTGCGGGGCGTTGGCCGCGGGCCCGCAGGCGGCCAGCAGCAGGCACAGCGCGAGGCGCGAGGCCGCGCCGGGGCCGCGGCGGCCGGCCCGCCCGGGGACGTGGCCGGGAGCCGGCGGGGTCCTCACGCGTCCGTCGCGGGCATCCGGGTGTGCCGCTGCGCGTCGAGGAAGTGCTGGAGGATGGCCACCGCGGCCATCTGGTCGATCCGCTCGCGCGAATCCCGGTCCTTGACGCCCGCCGCGCGGGCCGAGCGCAGGGCCGCGGCGGTCGAGAGCCGCTCGTCCCAGTAGGTCACGGGCACGCCGGAGCGGCGCGTCACGGCCTCGCCCACCTCGCGCGCCGCGCGTGCGGCGTCGCCCTCGGCGCCGTCCGGGTCGAGCGGCAGGCCCACCACCACCAGCGTGACCTGGTGGCGCCGGGCGAGGTCGACGATGTCGGCGACGGGAGCGCGGTGGTTGGCGCGGCGGGTCAGGGTGACGAGGGGTTGGGCGATGAGCCGGGTCGGATCGGAGAGGGCGAGGCCGAAACGCCTGCGGCCCCAGTCCACGGCCAGCACGCGTCCGCCCCCCGGATCCCCGTCTCCCGCCGGCCGCGACTCTCCGGGCGACACCGGGGCTACCCCTGGGCCATCGTCGCGAAGAATTCCTTGTTGTTCTTGGTCCGCTTCATCCGCTCGATCAGGAACTCGATGGCCTCGACCGGCGGCATGTCGGCCAGGAACTTCCGCAGCAGGTACATCCGGTTCAGCTCGTCGGGCGGCAGCAGCAGCTCTTCCTTCCGGGTGGCGCTCTTCTGCACGTCGATCGCGGGCCAGATCCGCCGCTCGCTGATCTTGCGGTCCAGCACCAGCTCCATGTTGCCGGTGCCCTTGAACTCCTCGAAGATCACCTCGTCCATCCGGCTGCCGGTCTCGATCAGCGCGGTGCCGACGATGGTGAGCGACCCGCCGCCCTCGATGTTGCGTGCGGCCCCGAAGAACCGCTTGGGCTTGTGCAGGGCGTTGGCGTCCACGCCGCCGGAGAGGATCTTGCCCGAGTGCGGGACCACCACGTTGTGGGCCCGTGCCAGGCGCGTGATCGAGTCCAGCAGGATCACCACGTCCTTGCCGGACTCCACCAGCCGCTTGGCCTTCTCCAGCACCATGTCCGAGACCTGCACGTGCCGGTCGGCCGGCTCGTCGAAGGTCGAGGAGATCACCTCGGCCTTCACGTTCTCCTCCATGTCCGTCACTTCCTCGGGCCGCTCGTCGATCAGCAGCACGATGAGGACGCACTCGGGATGATTCTCGGTGATGGAGTTCGCCAGCTTCTGCAGCAGGATCGTCTTGCCGGCCTTGGGCGGCGAGCTGATCAGCGCCCGCTGACCCTTGCCGATCGGCGCCAGCATGTCGATCACCCGCATCGAGAGGTCGTTGTCCTTGCGCTCGAGGCGCAGCCGCTCGTCGGGGTAGCGCGGGCGCAGGTTGTCGAACGCGATGCGGTGCTTGGCCTTCTCCGGCTCGTCGCCGTTGACCGTCTCGACCTTGAGCAGGGCGAGGTAGCGCTCGCCCTCCTTGGGCGGCCGGACCTGGCCGAGGATCGTGTCGCCGGTGCGGAGGTCGAAGCGCTTGATCTGGCTGGGGGAGACGTAGATGTCGTCGGGGCCGTACAGGTAGTTCCAGTCCTGGCTGCGGAGGAACCCGTAGCCCTCCGGGAGGATCTCCAGCACCCCCTCGCCGCGCAGGACCGTGTCGGAGTCGAGCAGGTTCTGCTCGATCCGGAAGATCAGGTCCTGCTTCCTGAGGCCCGAGTAGTTGGTGATGTTCAGCTCTTCCGCCATCGCGTGCAGCTCCGCGACGGACTTCTTCTTGAGTTCGGCGATGTCCACGGGATGGAGACTCCGGGTGTGGTGCGGGAGGCGGAGGGCTCAGCCCTCTGCCCGGTGAACCCTCACAGTGTGGAAGCGCGAGGCCGGCAGCGCGGCCAGCCCAGAAAGCAGTGCGGTAGTGGGGTTGGTTTGCGAGCAACTGATTATAGAGCAGCGAGATAGGGTGGTCAAGAGCGGCGCGCGCCGGACGCGCGCGCTCGTCGGGCGGCCGGGGCCGGCGGGCCGGCGATCTCCGGTTCCGGAATATTGCGTGGGTCTCGTAACTCGTTATATTGCTTCAAACTCGGACCTTCCGGCGGTTCAGGTCCGGGTTCGGACGCCCCCTCACGCTTCGGAGCCTCCGATGCCGCTGCCACAGCCGCGCCCCAGCGCCCCCGATCCCACCGAGCCGGTGTTGCACGACCTGGCCCCCATCCGCTACGAGGGGGTCGCCATCGGCGTCCAGCTCGGCGTGCGCAGGAGCGAAGACGGCATCTGGCGCGGCCGGCTGCACTTCTTCGAGAGCGGCGCGATCGACGAGCGGGTCACCGCCGAGATCTTCTGCGCCACTTCGGAGCAGGACCTGTGGCAGGCGGTGCGCGACCTCCGGGAGCACCACCTTCGCGACCTCTACCGCTCGCTGGCGACGTAGCGCCCGCGATGCCGGCCCCGGAATCCGACGTCATCCGCAAGCTGCGGCACGATCTCTCGAACCCGCTGGCCGCGATCCTCGCCGAGGCGCAGCTGCTGCTGTTGAACGAGGCCACGCTCGACGCCGAGACGGTCGAGGGTCTCCGCGAGATCGAGAGCCTGGCGCGGCGGATGCGGGAGATGCTCGCCGCGACCCGGACGGCGGACTAGCCACGCCGAACCTGCCCGCGCCCCCGGCGCATCCGCGCGATGACTGACGATCTGCTGACCACCACCCGGGACGACCTCAGGGCGTGGGACGTGCCGCGCCACGCGCCGCTGGTGGCGCTGCGGTCGACCCACGTCTTCCCGCTGGGCGTGGCCGCGGTGCAGGTCACCAGCGGCACCAACGTCGCGGCCATCCGCTCGCTGTCGCGCGCGCAGAGCGTGGTGGTGATCGTGCGCGGCGACGCGGCCGGCGCCGCGCCGGCGGCGTTCGTCGGGAAGATCGGCGTGGCCGCCGGGGTGCTGGACCGGATGAACCTCGCCGACGAGGCGGTGCAGGTCACCTTCCAGGGCAAGCGCCGGGTGCGCATCGCGGGGGTCTCGACCGACGGGCCGTGGCCGGTGGCGGAGGTCGTCCCGGTGCCGCCGCTGGAGGAGTCGCGGCCGGAGCTGGACCAGCGCATCGGCGCGGTGCTGCGGCTGGCCGAGACGCTGGCGGCGCTGGACCCGGCGGTGAACGCGGACCTGGTCGAGAACCTGCGGGCCAACGTGGAGGACGCGAGCCACTTCGCGGACCTCGTGGCGCAGCAGCTGCCCTTCTCGCTGGTGCAGCGCGACCGGATCGTGGCGGAGCCCGCGGCGGCGGTGCGCCTCGACCTGCTGGCGGACTTCCTGGCCGCGGCGGTCGAGCGCGCCGAGGTGCAGCGGGAGGTGGACCGGCTGACGACCCTGCAGGTGGAGCGCGGGCGGCGCGAGTACCTGCTGCGGCAGCAGCTCGAGGCGATCCGCGCGGAGCTGGGGGAGGACGACGCCCTCCGCGAGGCCCGGGAGCTCAAGGCGCGGCTCGAGGGGCTGAAGATGCCGGAGACCGCCCGCGCCGAGGCGATGCGCGAGGTCGACCGGCTCGGCCGGCTCACGCCCGCGTCGGCCGAGTACCAGGTGTCGCGCACCTACGTGGACTGGATCCTCGCCCTGCCGTGGGGGGTCGAGGTGGAGGAGCGGCACCCCGACCCGTCGGCGGTGCGCGCCGTCCTGGATCTCGGGCACCTCGCCCTCGAGGAGGCGAAGCAGCGCATCGTCGAGTACCTCGCGGTGCGCCGGCTCGCGCCCGAGGCGCGGCCGCCGATCCTGTGCTTCGTCGGGCCGCCCGGCGTGGGGAAGACGTCGCTGGGGCGCGCGATCGCCGACGCGATGGGGCGGCCGTTCGGGCGGATGAGCCTGGGGGGCGTCGACGACGAGGCGGTGATTCGCGGCCACCGGCGCACCTACGTGGGCGCGATGCCCGGCAAGATCGTGCAGGAGGTGAGCCGCGCCGGGGCCATGAACCCCGTGCTGATGATCGACGAGATCGACAAGCTCGGCGCCGACCGGCCCGGGCACGGGAGCCCGTCGGCGGCGCTGCTCGAGGTGCTCGACCCCGAACAGAACGTCGCCTTCGTGGACCACTACCTCAACGTCCCGTTCGACCTGTCGCACGTGCTGTTCATCGCGACCGCCAACGCCGAGCCGCAGATCCCGGAGCCGCTGCTGGACCGGATGGAGGTCATCGAGATTCCGGGCTACACGCCGGAGGAGAAGGTGGCGATCGCCCGCAAGTTCCTGCTGCCCGAGCTGCTGCCCGAGCACGGGCTGGGCCAGGCGGAGATCGCGATCGACGACGACTGCCTCACGCTGCTGGTG is part of the Gemmatimonadales bacterium genome and encodes:
- a CDS encoding class I SAM-dependent rRNA methyltransferase codes for the protein MTSHTTLVVAPRGVGRLRAGHPWIFRSDVREADSAEPGLARLVDERGKGLGTALFSPASEIRARWLAPEGTTVAGSWWAAMIAAAAERRGDTGDGAFRVVHAEGDGLPSLIVDRYGDCAVAQLLSAGLDAVRDDVIAAIREVLAPSGLLLRNDAAVRERERLPRETTLAFGEVPQEIEITEAPGVRFLAAPWTGQKTGAFLDQRDNRRLVGSLARGRCLDAFAYHGGFALHLAAGGAREVVAVEISADAVGRIARNAALNGLASVRTVEANAFDWLKETAAAGERFDVVVLDPPAFARDRRSLPRALSGYKEVNLRAMQLLAPGGLLFTASCSHHVHRGDFFAMLADAAADSGRRLQLLEIRGAAADHPEIVTIPETGYLKAALLRAAD
- a CDS encoding PHP domain-containing protein, producing MHLDLHVHSTCSDGTLAPAAVVGAAQRAGLGMIALADHDTDAGVGPARAAAAGSGVAVLAAIEITCLRDGRELHLLGYGFRPGDPGIAALSARAAGARRERIAALVERLAALGVRMAVADVTTGPECVSVGRLHLARALVRRGHAGSISDAFARFIGDGAPGWVPSRGPDVAAAIGTVVAAGGCPVWAHPALEDARHFPALAERGLAGVEALRPALDPHGSVQLEQAARAAGLVVTGGSDWHGTTRPALGSWFVTEKHVGAFLERLGISPP
- a CDS encoding cation diffusion facilitator family transporter codes for the protein MAVAGAPGRDRTASIQRVFFGLLAANLVVVGVKATIGIRAGSLSVISDAIHSSVDALNNMVFVVLMRYAGAEADANHPYGHGKFEVLGALSIVIFLAIASFELLKSALARLVSQAPPPVLTGIDLGLLAGTLVVNLWVAWLEARKGHEFSSDLLLADAAHTRVDVMITTGVIAGSVLSRAGIRHVDPIVTLVVVLMIGRVAYQILRRGVPVLVDQAAQAPEAVRRSAEGVEGVRSAYDIRSRLAAGVALAELTIRVSGRLSVDDAHDIADAVEHQLKDDLKLDRVVVHIEPA
- a CDS encoding alpha/beta fold hydrolase, whose amino-acid sequence is MRIAEWLVATVAVTALPLDLLAQTGAYRTTANGQEIAAEAYRWSGRILDATVDVPVAGHRIVTRTVYDAAFEPLSYDLRVYALATGAEQQVVHVTFGDSVRWSAEGHAAGGSRALDRPRAVMQNLLWSHMAAMARRLPAGDATLTLHTFLVDNAMAIEVTLARRSGRVTATSLAGGRETEVELALTADGDIDTAAVPSQALVIRRVSADSVSASHPLVVHAPTPPPAGVAEEPYAWSDGPQPLAGTLARPAQAPGRIPVALIIAGSGPTDRDGNSQLGFHMDVYKKLAWALAQQGIASVRYDKRGIGASPFTGDRSMVAFDDFTDDAVAGARALAADPRFSRVVLIGHSEGALLAERAANAGAPVAGVVMLAGMGRRFTVVLHEQMAQQLDGARLAAYDSLMALFLGSGPMPEVPADLRSLLHPSVRRFIQTESAVDPAAEARRLPVPLLVVQGATDIQVSVRDAEALRAAQPAAEVHILPEANHLFVHIATRDRAAQLVTYNDPSLPLVPELVPLVAAFVERVAR
- the thiE gene encoding thiamine phosphate synthase, with product MSAPPLADALRLVVILDVGVGKGRDLAAIGARAAEGGATMLQVRAKDAPARDLADLVHRVMRAAPLPVVVNDRLDVALATGAAGCHLGQDDLPIDAALALAPAGFWLGGSAGTPEEAVRAAAAGAHYLGIGAVAPTASKADAGASIGVDGFRRIHAAAPGVPAVAIGGVTAALVPALVAAGAGGVAVIRAVLDAPDPARAARDLRAALGR
- the mltG gene encoding endolytic transglycosylase MltG, encoding MRTPPAPGHVPGRAGRRGPGAASRLALCLLLAACGPAANAPHDRIIVPKRASLRTVAESLAAHRIIASPGRFLLQARLLALFVGQYRGLDRHLRPGRYDFPVGERTRTILGAMITGRTDDDLFTVPEGYTIREMAEAAAQRLGMDTAAFLAATRDPALRASLGIPPNDPTLEGYLFPETYRVVFGASAEQLVAQMVQQFASQWDTAWDARARQLGLTRHQVVTLASIVEAEARRHFERQLIAGVYYNRLTRRHPMKLEADPTVIYALGRHVNRVLLRDLQVRSPYNTYLHTGLPPGPIDSPGRASILAVLWPAKHDFLFFVARPDGTHMFSATAAQHADSVRVARQLRAAAIAARAESLRVARHDSIAAIRAAQQLRRLPPPVAGGPARLDSAATHPPLP
- a CDS encoding histidine kinase dimerization/phospho-acceptor domain-containing protein, which translates into the protein MPAPESDVIRKLRHDLSNPLAAILAEAQLLLLNEATLDAETVEGLREIESLARRMREMLAATRTAD
- the rho gene encoding transcription termination factor Rho, producing the protein MDIAELKKKSVAELHAMAEELNITNYSGLRKQDLIFRIEQNLLDSDTVLRGEGVLEILPEGYGFLRSQDWNYLYGPDDIYVSPSQIKRFDLRTGDTILGQVRPPKEGERYLALLKVETVNGDEPEKAKHRIAFDNLRPRYPDERLRLERKDNDLSMRVIDMLAPIGKGQRALISSPPKAGKTILLQKLANSITENHPECVLIVLLIDERPEEVTDMEENVKAEVISSTFDEPADRHVQVSDMVLEKAKRLVESGKDVVILLDSITRLARAHNVVVPHSGKILSGGVDANALHKPKRFFGAARNIEGGGSLTIVGTALIETGSRMDEVIFEEFKGTGNMELVLDRKISERRIWPAIDVQKSATRKEELLLPPDELNRMYLLRKFLADMPPVEAIEFLIERMKRTKNNKEFFATMAQG
- the lon gene encoding endopeptidase La — translated: MTDDLLTTTRDDLRAWDVPRHAPLVALRSTHVFPLGVAAVQVTSGTNVAAIRSLSRAQSVVVIVRGDAAGAAPAAFVGKIGVAAGVLDRMNLADEAVQVTFQGKRRVRIAGVSTDGPWPVAEVVPVPPLEESRPELDQRIGAVLRLAETLAALDPAVNADLVENLRANVEDASHFADLVAQQLPFSLVQRDRIVAEPAAAVRLDLLADFLAAAVERAEVQREVDRLTTLQVERGRREYLLRQQLEAIRAELGEDDALREARELKARLEGLKMPETARAEAMREVDRLGRLTPASAEYQVSRTYVDWILALPWGVEVEERHPDPSAVRAVLDLGHLALEEAKQRIVEYLAVRRLAPEARPPILCFVGPPGVGKTSLGRAIADAMGRPFGRMSLGGVDDEAVIRGHRRTYVGAMPGKIVQEVSRAGAMNPVLMIDEIDKLGADRPGHGSPSAALLEVLDPEQNVAFVDHYLNVPFDLSHVLFIATANAEPQIPEPLLDRMEVIEIPGYTPEEKVAIARKFLLPELLPEHGLGQAEIAIDDDCLTLLVLGYAREAGVRGLKRDLAALLRHVATRKAAGAAGPWTVDAKLIDEVLGQPWYVDERAQAVPAVGVANGLAWTATGGDLLPVEAIAMPGTGQFQVTGQLGSVMMESVQAALSWVRSRADDLGVPRRRFNEKDVHVHFPEGAIPKDGPSAGVTIAVVLASLFTGRAVRSDLAMTGEITLTGRVLAIGGLREKLGAAVRGRIRTAIIPAANQPDLRDVPESIQRGLKIHLVETTDEVLALALLPKARAARAPARAREPAARAALTGRRPRR
- the ruvX gene encoding Holliday junction resolvase RuvX; this translates as MLAVDWGRRRFGLALSDPTRLIAQPLVTLTRRANHRAPVADIVDLARRHQVTLVVVGLPLDPDGAEGDAARAAREVGEAVTRRSGVPVTYWDERLSTAAALRSARAAGVKDRDSRERIDQMAAVAILQHFLDAQRHTRMPATDA